A region of Paenibacillus thiaminolyticus DNA encodes the following proteins:
- a CDS encoding ABC transporter ATP-binding protein: protein MNKPYFYVSITLHLALGLLPLLSVWTMQELVNEVILIAQPGHGFATALSILSFQMVIILSAYILQFFSQLNDQKLENLLGLVLKKQIFRKIMNLPYSTFEDPSFYDQNQRIINSHFQIVSMVKAIMSLGSTIITVVSLVGYITHIHWGLLVIIFLFSIPILMIHIRFGNKRYALTRFLTPYHRREMYISDLLSQRDSLKEIRLFGLGSHLIEKWSSFYKRSAQEKYSLSKNQGIWELAGSMLLTLTYIVSGILIILLISAKRIEIGAFVAALQSIQNIQSSLTEISASLSNIYEISLYIEDFKSFQQKKELTSSPSQIKCGAINQISVQNLTFTYPNQIEPTLKNIHLSIKKGQKIVIIGENGSGKTSLIKCILGLYDTGENTICVNQIPLHNYDIASYHQRIAALFQDFIEYEFSARENIGFGNLNNPSKPEVIAAAKKTKIHEHISKLPEHYESLLGRHFEGGHELSGGQWQKLALSRALFKNSDVIILDEPTSSMDPESELDIIHELFQGNDDKAVLIITHRLGVAVQADYILVMKEGRIVEEGTHQELLRQQGEYHRLYRAQTKIYNQESGVFV from the coding sequence TTGAACAAACCCTATTTTTACGTGTCCATTACGCTTCATCTCGCGCTAGGCTTATTGCCTCTGCTGAGCGTATGGACGATGCAAGAACTCGTGAACGAGGTTATTTTAATCGCTCAACCCGGACATGGATTTGCCACAGCGTTATCGATTTTAAGCTTCCAAATGGTCATCATTCTGTCTGCCTATATTCTTCAATTTTTCTCTCAATTAAATGATCAAAAACTTGAAAATCTGCTCGGACTGGTGCTCAAAAAACAAATATTCCGGAAAATTATGAATCTGCCATACTCCACCTTTGAGGACCCGTCTTTCTATGATCAGAACCAGCGAATTATCAATAGCCACTTCCAAATCGTGTCGATGGTTAAGGCCATCATGTCTTTAGGAAGCACCATTATCACGGTTGTGTCGTTGGTGGGCTACATTACCCATATCCATTGGGGATTGCTTGTCATTATCTTTCTATTTTCGATTCCGATCCTGATGATTCATATCCGTTTTGGCAATAAAAGATATGCGCTCACTCGATTTCTGACTCCCTACCACAGAAGAGAAATGTACATATCCGATCTCCTAAGCCAACGAGATTCCTTGAAAGAAATTCGCCTCTTTGGACTGGGCTCGCATCTGATCGAAAAATGGTCTTCATTCTATAAGCGGAGCGCGCAAGAAAAATACAGTTTATCCAAAAATCAAGGCATATGGGAGCTTGCCGGCAGCATGCTGCTCACGTTGACCTATATTGTGTCCGGTATTCTCATTATCCTGCTGATCTCGGCCAAGAGGATAGAAATAGGGGCGTTCGTGGCGGCCCTGCAATCGATTCAAAATATTCAGTCCAGCTTGACCGAAATTTCCGCTTCACTATCCAATATCTATGAAATCAGTTTGTATATCGAGGATTTCAAATCTTTTCAACAAAAAAAGGAGCTGACAAGTTCACCTTCTCAAATCAAATGCGGCGCCATCAACCAGATCAGCGTACAAAATCTCACGTTTACTTATCCAAATCAAATAGAACCGACCCTCAAAAATATTCATCTGTCTATTAAAAAAGGACAAAAGATAGTCATCATCGGAGAAAACGGCTCCGGCAAGACCTCGCTGATCAAATGCATACTAGGTCTGTATGATACGGGAGAAAATACGATATGCGTCAACCAAATTCCTCTACACAACTATGATATCGCATCCTACCATCAACGGATTGCCGCTTTATTTCAGGATTTCATTGAATATGAATTCAGCGCCCGGGAGAATATCGGCTTTGGCAATCTGAACAACCCAAGTAAGCCCGAAGTGATTGCTGCCGCCAAAAAAACGAAAATTCATGAGCACATATCCAAGCTGCCTGAGCATTATGAGTCACTGCTAGGACGTCATTTTGAAGGAGGGCATGAATTATCCGGGGGGCAATGGCAAAAGCTGGCCTTATCCAGAGCTCTATTCAAAAATAGCGATGTAATCATTCTTGACGAGCCTACCTCATCCATGGACCCGGAATCGGAACTCGATATTATTCATGAATTATTTCAAGGGAACGATGACAAAGCGGTGCTTATCATTACGCATCGTCTTGGCGTCGCCGTGCAGGCGGACTATATTTTGGTGATGAAGGAAGGCCGCATCGTCGAGGAAGGCACTCATCAGGAGCTTTTGCGCCAACAGGGCGAATACCATCGTTTATATCGCGCGCAAACCAAAATTTATAATCAGGAAAGCGGGGTTTTCGTCTAA
- a CDS encoding MauE/DoxX family redox-associated membrane protein, whose product MALVVMFQNVLAFLFVSTFLHKTLNYREHIRIMNAYHLVPARFIVPSFILFAAAELAIGLTLLLSGITLYHVVSIGSLLSIYTFAIGFNLMRGHRHIDCGCGGILENEQLSWGLVLRNLLLGFSVAGIWKSQSLYIVEIALIHKLELVMLSLILFSLLCLFKELFNIRKKLVRLMKMFI is encoded by the coding sequence ATGGCTCTCGTTGTTATGTTCCAAAATGTGCTTGCCTTTTTGTTTGTTTCCACCTTTTTACATAAGACACTGAACTACCGCGAACATATTCGCATCATGAATGCTTATCACCTTGTGCCAGCCCGATTTATCGTTCCGTCTTTTATATTATTTGCCGCGGCCGAGCTTGCGATAGGCCTCACGCTTCTCTTGTCCGGGATCACGCTGTATCATGTGGTGTCCATAGGTTCACTGCTAAGTATTTATACCTTTGCAATCGGTTTCAATTTGATGCGAGGGCATCGGCATATAGATTGCGGATGTGGCGGGATTCTTGAAAATGAACAGCTGAGCTGGGGATTAGTGCTTCGTAATCTTCTTCTCGGTTTTTCGGTTGCAGGTATATGGAAATCCCAATCATTGTACATAGTCGAGATTGCGCTTATCCATAAACTTGAGCTGGTCATGCTCTCGCTCATCCTTTTTTCGTTGCTCTGTCTGTTCAAGGAATTATTCAACATCCGGAAAAAACTTGTTCGCCTCATGAAGATGTTTATCTAA
- a CDS encoding TlpA family protein disulfide reductase: protein MTDFILIITLVLVLIQLLLIFMLARLIGQFLAKIKSVGGISLTELQIGEQVPLFREWGSQGRKVILRELLSHRKVLLLFISTTCQTCKSILPDLQRVVENWDIHIVVINTDKQSNDEEIGAMLPSGIDYIRSVDIMDAYGVSKVPYAFLVNQNGILESHHSLMSANMLWNMLENETARSNDQVPSPLSVMNE from the coding sequence ATGACCGATTTTATCCTTATCATCACTTTAGTGCTGGTGCTCATCCAGTTGCTGCTTATATTCATGCTGGCAAGGCTCATTGGCCAATTTCTTGCGAAAATAAAAAGCGTGGGCGGGATTTCGTTAACCGAGCTTCAAATCGGAGAGCAAGTTCCGCTTTTTCGGGAGTGGGGCTCACAGGGGCGCAAAGTGATTCTAAGGGAATTGTTGAGCCACAGAAAAGTGCTGCTTCTCTTTATCAGTACGACATGCCAAACCTGCAAAAGCATATTGCCCGACTTACAAAGAGTGGTTGAAAATTGGGATATACATATCGTCGTTATCAATACGGATAAGCAATCCAATGACGAAGAGATCGGGGCGATGCTCCCTTCCGGCATCGATTATATTCGTTCTGTGGACATTATGGACGCTTATGGGGTAAGCAAAGTTCCCTATGCTTTTCTAGTGAACCAAAACGGAATCCTAGAATCCCATCATTCGTTAATGAGTGCGAACATGCTGTGGAATATGCTAGAGAACGAAACGGCACGTTCCAATGACCAGGTCCCAAGCCCCTTATCGGTTATGAATGAGTAG
- the thpD gene encoding ectoine hydroxylase, which translates to MRGQSQAQEAARTPDMYPSRVNTETLLLKRPDPVVYNHTIGQTEITADQLASYEADGYLFLDSFFSEEEVQVWRRELLRLFQDHKDSAKPEVIREPGSDEIRSIFAVHREGLFRQLANHPRILPIVQQILGSQVYVHQSRINFKQGFTGKEFYWHSDFETWHVEDGMPRMRALSCSIALEENNANNGPLMVIPGSHRMFVSCIGATPDDHYKSSLRRQEYGIPDQESLIYLANQGGIVAPTGKAGSILLFDCNVMHGSNSNITPFPRSNVFIVYNSVENPLEPPYSGKPPRPDFIAARSS; encoded by the coding sequence TTGAGAGGACAAAGCCAAGCGCAGGAGGCTGCAAGAACGCCGGATATGTATCCGTCCAGAGTGAATACGGAGACCTTATTGTTAAAGCGCCCTGATCCGGTTGTCTACAACCATACGATCGGGCAGACGGAGATAACAGCCGATCAGCTTGCTTCTTACGAAGCGGACGGATACTTGTTCCTCGATTCGTTCTTCAGCGAGGAAGAAGTGCAGGTATGGAGGCGGGAGCTGCTCCGCTTGTTCCAGGATCATAAGGACAGCGCGAAGCCGGAAGTGATTCGGGAGCCGGGCAGCGACGAGATACGCTCGATTTTTGCCGTGCATCGGGAGGGCCTATTCCGGCAGCTGGCGAACCACCCGAGAATCCTGCCGATCGTGCAGCAGATTCTCGGCAGCCAAGTCTATGTGCATCAATCGCGCATTAATTTCAAGCAAGGCTTTACAGGCAAAGAGTTCTACTGGCATTCCGACTTCGAGACATGGCATGTGGAAGACGGCATGCCGCGCATGAGGGCATTGAGCTGCTCCATTGCGCTGGAAGAGAACAATGCGAACAACGGTCCGTTAATGGTCATCCCCGGATCGCACCGCATGTTCGTCTCTTGTATCGGGGCCACGCCGGACGATCATTATAAGTCATCGCTGCGCCGCCAGGAATACGGCATTCCCGATCAGGAGAGTCTCATCTATCTGGCCAATCAAGGCGGCATTGTGGCGCCTACGGGCAAGGCCGGCTCCATTCTATTGTTCGACTGCAATGTGATGCATGGCTCGAACAGCAATATTACGCCGTTCCCGCGCAGCAATGTATTCATCGTCTATAACAGTGTCGAGAATCCGCTTGAACCGCCGTACTCAGGCAAGCCGCCAAGACCTGACTTTATTGCGGCCCGTTCATCCTAG
- a CDS encoding ectoine synthase — protein sequence MIVKQLSDILGTEHDVKAETWNSRRLLLKKDGVGFSLHDTLIKAGTETEIWYKHHVEAVYCIEGEGEIEVVESGVVYPIQPGTLYVLDGHEKHLLRGKSQMRMLCVFNPPCTGNEVHDAEGTYPLEV from the coding sequence ATGATCGTCAAGCAATTGTCTGATATTCTTGGCACGGAACATGATGTGAAGGCAGAGACATGGAACAGCCGCAGATTGCTGCTGAAGAAGGACGGAGTCGGTTTTTCCTTGCATGATACGCTGATCAAGGCAGGCACGGAGACCGAAATCTGGTACAAACATCATGTGGAGGCAGTCTACTGCATCGAAGGTGAAGGGGAAATCGAGGTCGTCGAGAGCGGAGTTGTCTATCCGATTCAACCGGGGACGTTATATGTGCTCGATGGTCATGAGAAGCATCTGCTGAGAGGGAAAAGCCAGATGCGCATGCTGTGCGTATTCAACCCGCCTTGCACGGGCAATGAGGTGCATGATGCGGAAGGCACATATCCGTTAGAAGTCTAA
- the ectB gene encoding diaminobutyrate--2-oxoglutarate transaminase: MKVLDGRTTSLQVFESLESEVRSYCRSFPTVFTKAQGYKLWDADNREYIDFFAGAGALNYGHNNRTMKRKLLDYIQQDGVTHSLDMATKAKEQFLKKFHRVILEPRGLAYKVMFPGPTGANTVESALKLARKVTGRSTVFSFTNAFHGMTLGALSVTGNKFKRQGAGIPLHHTVTMPYDGYLGSDIDTLDYMECYMNDSGSGVSRPAAIIVETIQGEGGINEASNEWLQRLERVCRSHEIVLIVDDVQMGCGRTGTFFSFERAGITPDIVCLSKSIGGYGLPMALTLIRPDLDIWEPGEHNGTFRGNNLAFITAAEALDYWNDERFTQAIMAKGKMIRSCLEELVAQYPELQGTARGRGLMQGIAFGIPGMAERLCARAFAKGLIMETSGTDSEVAKIMPPLTIDDTGLLAGLDILRTCMKEMAEEL, encoded by the coding sequence ATGAAGGTATTGGATGGAAGAACAACATCGTTGCAAGTATTCGAATCGTTGGAGTCCGAGGTTCGAAGCTACTGCAGGTCGTTCCCGACCGTATTTACGAAGGCGCAAGGCTATAAGCTGTGGGATGCGGACAATCGGGAGTATATCGATTTCTTCGCCGGAGCCGGCGCACTCAACTACGGGCATAACAATCGGACGATGAAGCGGAAGCTGCTGGACTATATTCAGCAAGACGGCGTCACGCATAGCTTGGACATGGCCACGAAGGCGAAGGAACAATTTCTGAAGAAATTCCATCGGGTCATCTTGGAGCCGCGAGGATTGGCTTACAAGGTGATGTTCCCCGGGCCGACAGGCGCGAACACGGTGGAGAGCGCCTTGAAGCTGGCGCGCAAGGTAACGGGGAGATCAACCGTCTTCAGCTTCACGAACGCCTTTCACGGCATGACGCTGGGCGCCTTATCCGTCACGGGCAACAAGTTCAAGCGGCAAGGGGCGGGCATACCGCTTCATCACACGGTCACGATGCCGTATGACGGGTATCTGGGATCGGATATCGATACGCTCGATTATATGGAATGCTATATGAATGACAGCGGCAGCGGGGTGTCGCGGCCGGCCGCCATCATCGTCGAGACCATTCAGGGTGAAGGCGGGATTAACGAGGCGAGCAATGAATGGCTGCAGCGGCTGGAGCGGGTGTGCCGCAGCCACGAGATTGTGCTCATCGTGGACGATGTGCAGATGGGATGCGGCCGCACAGGGACCTTCTTCAGCTTCGAGCGGGCGGGCATTACGCCGGACATCGTCTGTCTGTCCAAATCGATCGGCGGATATGGACTGCCGATGGCGCTTACGTTAATCCGCCCCGATTTGGATATTTGGGAGCCTGGCGAGCACAACGGCACGTTCAGGGGCAATAATTTGGCATTCATCACCGCGGCTGAGGCACTCGATTATTGGAATGATGAACGCTTTACGCAAGCAATTATGGCCAAAGGAAAGATGATTCGCTCTTGCTTGGAAGAGCTAGTCGCACAATATCCTGAACTACAAGGAACGGCGAGAGGCCGAGGATTGATGCAGGGGATTGCCTTCGGCATCCCGGGCATGGCGGAGCGGCTCTGCGCCAGAGCCTTCGCGAAGGGGCTCATCATGGAGACATCGGGTACAGACAGCGAAGTGGCGAAGATTATGCCGCCGCTCACGATCGATGACACGGGTCTGCTTGCAGGCTTGGATATTTTGCGAACATGCATGAAGGAAATGGCGGAAGAGCTGTAG
- the ectA gene encoding diaminobutyrate acetyltransferase gives MSMDVNVTQSLPCTIRNARNGDGTDIWKLVTESGTLDVNSAYCYIMLCEYFADTCIVAEHNRNIIGFVSALRPPEMPDTVFVWQIAVRAGYRGRGIAEALLRTLYEAACRDRVRYMETTIAPSNKASQRLFAKMAKTWKSALVTKEGFSSQLFPEGAHETEKLIRIGPLRHNIHDRMETVT, from the coding sequence ATGAGCATGGATGTCAACGTCACGCAATCCTTGCCCTGCACGATCCGCAACGCGCGGAATGGCGATGGAACGGACATATGGAAGCTGGTGACAGAGAGCGGCACGCTCGATGTCAACTCGGCCTATTGTTATATCATGCTGTGCGAATATTTCGCCGACACCTGCATCGTGGCTGAGCACAATCGGAATATTATCGGCTTCGTATCCGCGCTTCGGCCGCCGGAGATGCCGGACACGGTGTTCGTCTGGCAAATCGCGGTGCGTGCGGGCTATCGAGGCCGAGGGATCGCCGAAGCGCTGCTGCGCACATTGTACGAGGCGGCATGCCGGGATCGGGTGCGATACATGGAGACGACGATCGCGCCAAGCAACAAGGCATCCCAGCGCCTGTTCGCCAAGATGGCGAAGACATGGAAGAGCGCGCTCGTGACGAAGGAGGGGTTCTCCTCTCAGCTATTTCCGGAAGGAGCGCATGAGACCGAGAAGCTGATCCGCATAGGGCCATTGCGCCACAATATACACGATAGAATGGAGACGGTGACATGA
- the ehuA gene encoding ectoine/hydroxyectoine ABC transporter ATP-binding protein EhuA: MESVQCRPLASQAAHDPIVMYRNICKSYGSVRVLQDINLSIYPGEKVAVIGPSGSGKTTLARILMTLERPTSGTIQVDGEWLWHQEVKGKLVAAKEKHLHNVRSKIGMVFQHFHLFPHMTILRNVTEAPVHVLGWNKQEAEARAMEMLAKVGLEDKVKEYPARLSGGQKQRVAIARAVVMRPKVMLFDEATSALDPELVGEVLTVIKDLAAEGDMAMMLITHEMDFAREIADRILFTDGGSIVEQGTPEHIFENPQSPRLQAFLSRFRQTWYMGGVQQASPSAEEGGR, translated from the coding sequence ATGGAGAGCGTCCAATGCAGGCCGCTGGCCTCGCAAGCGGCACACGATCCGATCGTCATGTATCGGAATATATGCAAGTCGTACGGTTCTGTGAGGGTGCTGCAAGATATCAATCTATCCATTTATCCGGGGGAAAAGGTTGCCGTCATCGGCCCGAGCGGATCCGGCAAGACGACGTTGGCCCGCATTCTCATGACATTGGAGCGGCCCACCTCGGGAACGATTCAAGTCGACGGGGAGTGGCTATGGCACCAAGAAGTGAAGGGCAAGCTTGTAGCGGCGAAGGAAAAACATCTGCACAACGTACGCAGCAAGATCGGCATGGTCTTTCAGCACTTTCACCTTTTTCCGCATATGACCATTTTGCGCAATGTGACGGAAGCGCCGGTGCACGTGTTGGGATGGAACAAGCAGGAAGCCGAAGCGCGCGCTATGGAGATGCTGGCTAAGGTTGGACTGGAAGACAAGGTGAAGGAATACCCTGCACGCTTGTCCGGCGGGCAGAAGCAGCGCGTGGCCATTGCCAGAGCCGTAGTCATGCGTCCGAAGGTGATGCTCTTCGACGAAGCGACCTCCGCGCTCGATCCGGAGCTGGTCGGCGAGGTGCTTACGGTCATCAAGGACTTGGCAGCCGAAGGCGACATGGCGATGATGCTCATCACGCATGAAATGGATTTTGCCAGGGAGATTGCCGATCGGATCCTGTTTACAGATGGCGGCTCCATCGTCGAACAGGGAACGCCGGAGCACATATTCGAGAACCCGCAAAGCCCGCGCCTGCAAGCCTTTTTGAGCCGGTTCAGGCAGACGTGGTATATGGGAGGAGTTCAGCAAGCTTCACCATCTGCAGAAGAGGGGGGACGATGA
- the ehuD gene encoding ectoine/hydroxyectoine ABC transporter permease subunit EhuD — MWSWDYALEILPQLLQVLPITIGATLLGFAAACMLGLPLALARRSRYRAVSVLANAWMEFIRSTPLLVQLFVLFYALPLYGISFSPFVTGVIGLGLHYSAYLSEVFRSGIEAVPAGQWEAAKALNFGRRHSWTNIILPQAIPPIIPVMGNYLITMFKETPVLSAITLVELLQTAKAIGSGSFRYLEAFTMVGLLFLLLSYPSSLLVSRLEKRFQSK; from the coding sequence ATGTGGAGTTGGGACTACGCATTGGAGATTCTCCCTCAGCTGCTGCAGGTGCTCCCGATTACGATCGGAGCGACACTGCTCGGATTTGCGGCGGCATGCATGCTTGGGTTGCCATTGGCGCTTGCTCGCCGATCCCGATATCGAGCCGTATCTGTGCTTGCGAATGCGTGGATGGAATTCATCCGCAGCACTCCGCTGCTCGTTCAGTTGTTCGTACTCTTTTATGCATTACCGCTTTACGGTATCTCATTTTCTCCGTTTGTCACCGGAGTCATCGGATTGGGCTTGCATTATAGCGCTTATCTATCCGAAGTATTTCGATCGGGGATTGAGGCGGTGCCCGCCGGTCAATGGGAAGCGGCTAAGGCGCTTAACTTCGGCAGGCGGCATTCATGGACGAACATCATCCTTCCCCAGGCGATACCGCCAATCATTCCCGTCATGGGCAACTATTTGATTACGATGTTCAAGGAAACTCCCGTCTTATCGGCGATCACGCTTGTCGAATTGCTGCAAACGGCCAAAGCGATAGGTTCAGGCTCATTCCGCTATCTGGAAGCCTTTACGATGGTCGGGTTATTATTTCTGCTGCTTAGTTATCCTTCCTCTCTGCTTGTCAGCAGATTGGAGAAGAGATTTCAGTCCAAATAA
- the ehuC gene encoding ectoine/hydroxyectoine ABC transporter permease subunit EhuC — MKSASAILEYVPALLQGAWVTLQIVCFSMMLAFFCAFIAGLARLSKYRIIRFVSAVYVEVFRGTSLLVQLFWLYFALPMLLDIRMSAMAAAVLALGLNYGAYGSEVVRGSILSVPKGQYEAAVALNMSPWLRMRRIVLPQAMALMLPSFGNLLIELLKGTSLVYFITLMDLTYQGMVLRSFDNSSTPQIFALLLLLYFIMAYSLTLGIRWVERRAVKGRV, encoded by the coding sequence ATGAAGAGCGCTTCCGCAATACTTGAATATGTGCCTGCGCTGCTGCAAGGAGCGTGGGTCACGCTGCAAATTGTATGCTTCTCCATGATGCTCGCTTTCTTCTGCGCTTTTATAGCGGGATTGGCTCGTCTGTCCAAGTACCGCATCATCCGCTTTGTCAGCGCGGTTTACGTAGAGGTCTTTCGAGGCACTTCTTTGCTGGTTCAGTTGTTCTGGTTATATTTTGCGCTGCCCATGCTGCTCGACATCCGCATGTCGGCGATGGCCGCAGCCGTGCTCGCGCTTGGCTTGAACTACGGCGCTTATGGCTCTGAAGTGGTGCGGGGGTCGATCCTGTCCGTGCCCAAGGGGCAGTACGAAGCGGCTGTTGCGCTCAATATGAGTCCGTGGCTGCGGATGCGAAGAATCGTATTGCCGCAAGCGATGGCGCTCATGCTGCCTTCGTTCGGCAATCTGCTCATCGAGCTGCTGAAGGGAACATCGCTTGTGTACTTCATCACCTTGATGGATTTGACCTACCAAGGCATGGTATTACGCTCCTTTGACAACTCCAGTACGCCGCAGATTTTTGCCTTACTGCTCCTGCTTTATTTCATCATGGCCTACTCCTTGACGCTCGGCATTCGATGGGTGGAGCGCAGGGCCGTGAAGGGGAGGGTGTAG
- the ehuB gene encoding ectoine/hydroxyectoine ABC transporter substrate-binding protein EhuB, giving the protein MKKWYSYALCCALAIMLVSCAPKSGGSQTEAGGGTSPQETALDKARREGYVTVGFANEKPYAYATPDGQLTGEAVEVAREVLKRMGIEEMNGVLTEFGSLIPGLKAKRFDIITAGMFINPERSKEVAFANPEYSIGEALAVKKGNPSHLRSYEDIAGNKDVTVAVMVGAIELEYLAKSGVAKEQIVTVPDQPSAISALQAGRVDAVTMTGPSLQAMLDSTKDDQLERVMDFQQPEIDGTSVRGYGAAAFRKEDTAFREAFNQELEALKQSGELLELLRPFGFTEQELPGDMTAERLSQE; this is encoded by the coding sequence ATGAAGAAATGGTATTCGTATGCATTATGCTGCGCGCTGGCCATTATGCTGGTAAGCTGTGCGCCGAAGAGCGGCGGCAGCCAGACCGAAGCCGGCGGCGGGACATCGCCCCAGGAGACGGCGCTCGACAAAGCGAGGCGGGAAGGATACGTTACCGTGGGCTTCGCGAATGAAAAGCCGTATGCTTATGCCACGCCGGATGGCCAACTGACGGGCGAGGCCGTGGAGGTAGCCCGGGAAGTGTTGAAGCGGATGGGCATCGAGGAGATGAACGGCGTCCTGACGGAATTCGGTTCTCTCATTCCGGGATTGAAGGCGAAGCGCTTCGACATCATCACGGCAGGAATGTTCATCAATCCGGAGCGGAGCAAGGAAGTAGCCTTCGCCAACCCCGAATACAGCATTGGCGAGGCGCTCGCGGTCAAGAAGGGGAATCCGTCCCATCTGCGCAGCTACGAGGATATTGCTGGCAACAAGGATGTCACAGTCGCCGTCATGGTGGGTGCCATCGAGCTTGAATATTTAGCGAAATCAGGTGTCGCGAAGGAACAAATCGTAACGGTGCCGGATCAACCGTCGGCTATCTCGGCTTTGCAGGCGGGGCGCGTGGATGCGGTGACGATGACGGGACCATCCTTGCAGGCGATGCTTGACTCGACGAAGGACGATCAATTGGAGCGAGTCATGGACTTCCAGCAGCCGGAGATAGACGGCACAAGCGTAAGAGGGTATGGAGCGGCGGCGTTCCGCAAGGAAGATACCGCCTTCCGGGAAGCATTCAATCAAGAGCTGGAAGCGTTGAAGCAATCGGGCGAGCTGCTTGAACTATTGAGGCCGTTCGGGTTCACGGAGCAGGAGCTGCCTGGAGATATGACGGCTGAACGGCTGTCGCAAGAGTGA
- a CDS encoding DUF2268 domain-containing protein — translation MKINVIDTMATYERMYAQPAGKREQLFRYELMKPFEPMWTTIQVPLQAAQPGGYDVVMAAGMLGCLDAGRDDLGQPAVKRLREQGWPEKAQQVLAQCAAYAGRFGLKVKADEILCGFFLADPDKLRLQRSYTGFGGIPGYIQIIVYPTEYNLPRLPSILAHEFHHNLRFSYTDWDHGNVTLGEYLVIEGLAESFAKEMYGEEKLGPWVTSFDEEDLAYSIEVIGERLTMKGFAEVAAYMYGDEIAQAQGFPPVGLSSCSGYAVGYRAVQSFLARTGMTAAEATTLDSWDIVRESGLF, via the coding sequence ATGAAAATTAACGTCATCGATACGATGGCCACGTATGAACGAATGTATGCTCAACCCGCAGGAAAGCGGGAGCAGCTGTTCCGTTATGAGCTGATGAAGCCGTTTGAGCCGATGTGGACGACGATACAGGTGCCGCTCCAGGCGGCGCAGCCCGGCGGATATGATGTCGTGATGGCGGCCGGGATGCTCGGCTGCCTCGATGCCGGGCGGGATGACCTCGGGCAGCCTGCGGTGAAGAGGCTGCGGGAGCAGGGCTGGCCGGAGAAGGCGCAGCAAGTGCTGGCGCAGTGCGCCGCCTATGCCGGCCGCTTCGGGCTGAAGGTGAAGGCGGACGAGATCCTGTGCGGCTTCTTCCTCGCCGATCCGGACAAGCTTCGCCTGCAGCGCAGCTACACCGGGTTCGGCGGCATCCCCGGGTATATCCAGATTATCGTGTACCCGACAGAATATAATCTGCCTCGGCTGCCGTCGATCCTGGCTCATGAATTCCACCACAATCTCCGCTTCTCTTACACCGATTGGGATCATGGCAATGTGACGCTCGGCGAATACCTCGTCATCGAAGGATTGGCCGAATCGTTCGCCAAGGAGATGTACGGGGAGGAGAAGCTCGGGCCATGGGTCACCTCGTTCGACGAAGAGGATCTTGCTTACTCCATCGAGGTGATTGGGGAACGGCTCACGATGAAGGGATTCGCCGAAGTGGCCGCCTATATGTACGGCGACGAGATCGCGCAGGCGCAAGGCTTCCCGCCGGTGGGCCTGTCGTCATGCTCCGGCTATGCCGTCGGATACCGGGCCGTCCAGTCATTCCTGGCTCGGACCGGCATGACCGCCGCAGAAGCGACGACGCTGGACAGCTGGGATATTGTCCGGGAATCCGGTCTCTTCTGA